Genomic segment of Synchiropus splendidus isolate RoL2022-P1 chromosome 4, RoL_Sspl_1.0, whole genome shotgun sequence:
CTCCCCGCAGCCtcaacttgttttctttttagtcGGATCCGTCATTGAAACTTCACCATTCCTGTTGATTATCCAACAGGTCGAGGAAACAATGCTTCTTAATGAAATAACATGTCATTTATTCTATACTCCTGACCAGAGTGCAGCAGGGGTGAAGGAAACTAAGGTAACATATGACACATCCTCACTGTAACATTTCACCACTCCTGATGTGAGCTGACACACTAACGGCTCCTTTCATCACCGCAGCCCGAGGATATTGGTCAAGCATCCATGGTCAATGCGCCAGATGGAAGCAAAGTGGACATAGAAGCCTTCAGTCAGTTTACTAAAATTATCACCCCTGCCATAACGAGAGTGGTAGACTTTGCCAAAAAATTGCCCATGTTTTGTGAGGTGAGTTGGAGACACGTCCATTTTCATCATATCGTGACTCACTTGGAACCAGAAATATGGATATATGGCGATGCTGTGTGTAATATAGAAGGAGCGCCATCAGATGACtgacctaaccccaacctctgtctttgcATGGCATATCCTGGTGCCATGGAAACAACTGAAAGCTAATGCATAAACAAGCAATGTGGATGGCTGCCTTTGGCATCAGAATAGGACGCATAAGTCCACTTTCCAAACACCCAACATATTAAgtcatggaagtgaggatgggttggaaaAGAGTACGGTGATGGCCGGAATTAACTATAAATGTAgaaaagaagaatgaaaacCATGATAATGTTTAAATGACGACAGAAAACCTGATTAAGAGTGATTATTTAGAGTTTATTGACAATACTCAGTTCCAAAAACTGCATTTGATTGTAGTATGATTGTATGTTTTAGGTCACTTGCTGGTCATCCGCTTAAATAGTTTGCATCTGGGTCATAGTTTGAGAAAACTGGTATTCTAGTTGTATAATTGTTCTCCATCCTGTTGCCAACAGCTGCCTTGCGAAGACCAGATCATCCTGCTGAAAGGCTGCTGCATGGAGATCATGTCACTGCGAGCTGCTGTTCGCTACGATCCAGAGAGTGAGACCCTCACGCTCAACGGTGAGATGGCTGTCACGCGGGGCCAGCTAAAAAATGGAGGCCTCGGGGTGGTCTCAGATGCCATTTTTGACCTTGGGGTGTCATTGTCCTCATTTAACTTGGATGACTCTGAGGTGGCTCTGCTTCAGGCAGTAATCCTGCTTTCATCAGGTAAAACAAGTGCAAGTGAGTGCAATGCAAAAATACTTCTCTAGTGTCTCATTCATGCTACATTCTGTGGGCCTCCTCAGATCGTCCTGGCCTCAGCAGCGTGGAGCAAATCGAGCGATGCCAAGACGAGTTCCTGCTGGCCTTTGAACATTATATCAACTACCGCAAACACAAAGTGCCACATTTCTGGCCCAAGCTGCTAATGAAGGTGACAGATCTGCGGATGATTGGCGCCTGTCACGCTAGTCGCTTTCTTCACATGAAAGTCGAGTGTCCCAACGAGCTGTTTCCCCCTCTCTTTCTGGAGGTCTTCGAGGACTGACCTGGGCACACCGGTGGTCCCAGGACTTCCGAGCCAGATCCATCACAAGAACTCTCAGTTAGCACACACATTCCATAGCTGTCTGATCTAGTTTAGTACTTACGGGTAACTTTACAATTACAGCGTGTAGTCCTGTGAATGGGTACCCTGAGGAGACTCGTGAGAACTGTTTTCTTCCTCgtctttttattctgtttttgttaCTGTTGTGGATATATACCTCTCACCTCAGATTTTATGTTTGTGGTGTGaagctgatttattttttcactttgcTAACATCGACCTTTCTTTCCTCTGTACTCCAAACCTCTTCTCTTCAAAGACGTCTTAGCACTTGACAACTATCAAATGCTATCACTTGGGATCATGTAggatctgtttttatttaccacTATTTTGGAAATCCAAACTGGTCAAACTCAATACGTATGGCAGTCACACAAAGATGTGAGGGATGTGAACCACCAGATGAGGCTGAGAGTGCCCAGATCTGTAGGGAAAAGGAACCTTTCAAAAGGCTGCTCTGGTTGTCAGCAGGTTGCCAATTGAACAATTCATCCAAATTTAGGAGGAGCCTTAATCTGCTGTGCAGTCACTGTAAAAGATGTTGAAATACAAAAGTTTCTATTTCAGACAGCGAGAGAATGATCATGATGGTTGCTGAGACACTGGGTTTCCACCTCAGAATACTTGCTGCTCCAATCTGCTTTCCAATGGCTGGCAGTTAAGGAGTCTGATGTACTTTCACCGGGGCGCAGTAAATCAAACCATTCCCAAATAATATGCAGGATCTCAAAAGATAAGTGTAAGCAGAGGTTTAAAACCAACGAATGAGCTGACCTCAAGCAACTCACGGGAACTCTCAACACATAATGTAATAGTTTTGGATAGCATACTTCAGGAGAGGTAGAACTGAGATCATGAATACTGAAAGTTGTGCCAATGCATCAATGACCAGGGTCTGGGGCATGCTGGGGCATGCCAATAGTGGCAGTAGGGAGAGCCTGCAGAAAGTCCACTCACCTTTCACTAAGCCAATGAGAACGAAGCTCATGAAGCTCAAacgtctctcctcctcatgtcctGAAGT
This window contains:
- the thrb gene encoding thyroid hormone receptor beta isoform X4, which gives rise to MSGYIPSYLDKDELCVVCGDKATGYHYRCITCEGCKGFFRRTIQKNLHPTYSCKYDGKCVIDKVTRNQCQECRFQKCIAVGMATDLVLDDSKRLAKRKLIEENRERRRKEELQKTAWDRLEPTQEEWDLIRMVTEAHMATNAQGNHWKQKRKFLVEETMLLNEITCHLFYTPDQSAAGVKETKPEDIGQASMVNAPDGSKVDIEAFSQFTKIITPAITRVVDFAKKLPMFCELPCEDQIILLKGCCMEIMSLRAAVRYDPESETLTLNGEMAVTRGQLKNGGLGVVSDAIFDLGVSLSSFNLDDSEVALLQAVILLSSDRPGLSSVEQIERCQDEFLLAFEHYINYRKHKVPHFWPKLLMKVTDLRMIGACHASRFLHMKVECPNELFPPLFLEVFED
- the thrb gene encoding thyroid hormone receptor beta isoform X3 — protein: MSEPAEICSPDWKDDSIQNGYIPSYLDKDELCVVCGDKATGYHYRCITCEGCKGFFRRTIQKNLHPTYSCKYDGKCVIDKVTRNQCQECRFQKCIAVGMATDLVLDDSKRLAKRKLIEENRERRRKEELQKTAWDRLEPTQEEWDLIRMVTEAHMATNAQGNHWKQKRKFLVEETMLLNEITCHLFYTPDQSAAGVKETKPEDIGQASMVNAPDGSKVDIEAFSQFTKIITPAITRVVDFAKKLPMFCELPCEDQIILLKGCCMEIMSLRAAVRYDPESETLTLNGEMAVTRGQLKNGGLGVVSDAIFDLGVSLSSFNLDDSEVALLQAVILLSSDRPGLSSVEQIERCQDEFLLAFEHYINYRKHKVPHFWPKLLMKVTDLRMIGACHASRFLHMKVECPNELFPPLFLEVFED